The following are encoded together in the Gemmatimonadaceae bacterium genome:
- a CDS encoding mechanosensitive ion channel family protein — translation MTPPCLRPFTDMHPDQFLDRILFDNSMRQWLTACAVTLASFFALLVIRFLLVGRLGAIAKRTTTEVDDVLVELVARTKPYFLAAAALVFGSHFLVLPPTLDRYFDATFALVLLLQCGLWGAGAVDLWIQRRADLKATRSDVASVTTIRALGIGGKLVLWVIVFITALDKFGVNVSTLVTGLGIGGVAIALAVQNVLGDLFAALSIVFDKPFDVGDSIAVDQMQGTVERIGLKTTRVRSVSGEQIIISNSELLKSRIRNYKRQLDRRVVFTTDITYDTAPETVARIPGMIREVVSTQQPVRFDRSHFTAYTDSALRIETVYYVLDADYSRYLDIQQTINLELLRRFNAEKIEFAFPTRSVVLEGAQLLPTASHQPPTQSSDRIQPPSTAID, via the coding sequence TTGACGCCCCCCTGCCTCCGTCCGTTCACCGATATGCACCCCGATCAGTTCCTCGATCGAATTCTCTTTGACAACTCGATGCGTCAGTGGCTGACAGCATGTGCTGTCACGCTGGCGTCGTTTTTTGCGCTCTTGGTCATTCGCTTTCTGCTTGTTGGGCGGTTAGGAGCGATCGCAAAGCGCACGACGACCGAAGTAGACGATGTTCTCGTCGAACTGGTGGCGCGGACGAAGCCGTACTTCCTCGCCGCCGCCGCCCTCGTCTTCGGCTCGCACTTTCTCGTTCTGCCGCCGACGTTGGACAGGTATTTCGACGCGACGTTTGCGCTCGTGCTGCTCCTGCAGTGCGGGTTGTGGGGCGCCGGGGCCGTCGATCTCTGGATTCAGCGCCGAGCCGATCTCAAGGCGACGCGCTCGGACGTCGCAAGCGTTACGACGATTCGCGCACTCGGCATCGGCGGGAAGCTGGTGCTGTGGGTAATCGTGTTCATCACGGCGCTCGACAAGTTCGGCGTCAACGTCAGCACGCTGGTGACGGGACTCGGCATCGGCGGCGTCGCGATCGCGCTCGCCGTACAAAATGTGCTCGGTGATCTCTTCGCCGCGCTCTCGATCGTCTTCGACAAGCCGTTCGACGTCGGCGATTCGATCGCCGTCGATCAGATGCAGGGCACCGTCGAGCGGATCGGCCTCAAAACGACGCGCGTTCGCAGCGTAAGTGGTGAGCAAATCATCATCTCGAACAGCGAGCTGCTCAAGAGCCGTATCCGGAACTACAAACGTCAGCTCGACCGGCGCGTCGTGTTCACCACGGACATCACCTATGACACCGCGCCCGAGACCGTCGCGCGGATCCCAGGTATGATCCGCGAAGTGGTGTCGACCCAGCAGCCGGTGCGCTTCGACCGGAGTCACTTTACTGCGTATACGGACTCCGCGCTTCGCATCGAGACGGTGTACTACGTCCTCGACGCGGACTACTCACGCTATCTCGACATTCAGCAAACGATAAACCTCGAGCTATTACGTCGTTTCAACGCCGAGAAAATCGAATTCGCCTTCCCAACGCGTTCGGTGGTGCTCGAGGGAGCGCAGTTGTTGCCAACCGCCAGCCACCAACCACCAACTCAGAGCAGCGATCGGATCCAGCCGCCGTCCACCGCGATCGACTGA
- a CDS encoding SDR family oxidoreductase: MDLGLRGKTALVAAASRGLGRAIAEALAAEGASLVICARGADALDKARHAIVERTGVEVDAVAADVSTEEGITRVWQHARKRLGHVDILVTNAGGPPSGPFETHAWKIWQEAVELTLRSAVELTRLVLPDMKERRWGRILHVTSIAVKQPVDGLMLSNSIRAAVTGFARTLANEVAPYGVTVNSMLPGYTRTERVEQLNTATASREGISVDDVSRRIEAQIPMRRLGEPHEFAALATFLASEQASYITGQSIAVDGGWIRSLL; the protein is encoded by the coding sequence ATGGATCTCGGACTACGCGGCAAGACCGCGCTCGTCGCCGCGGCCAGTCGCGGGCTTGGTCGGGCGATCGCGGAAGCGCTCGCCGCGGAGGGCGCGTCGCTCGTCATCTGCGCTCGTGGCGCGGACGCGCTCGACAAAGCGCGACATGCGATCGTGGAACGCACCGGTGTGGAAGTCGACGCGGTCGCCGCCGACGTCTCGACCGAAGAGGGAATCACCCGTGTGTGGCAACACGCGCGAAAACGGTTGGGACACGTCGACATTCTCGTCACGAATGCCGGCGGTCCACCCTCCGGGCCTTTCGAGACGCATGCGTGGAAGATCTGGCAAGAGGCGGTCGAGCTGACGTTGCGGAGCGCGGTCGAGCTCACGCGCTTGGTGTTGCCGGACATGAAGGAACGCCGGTGGGGGCGCATACTCCACGTCACGTCGATCGCCGTCAAGCAGCCGGTCGATGGCTTGATGCTCTCGAACAGCATTCGCGCCGCCGTAACGGGATTCGCACGCACGCTGGCGAACGAGGTCGCACCCTACGGCGTGACCGTCAACTCGATGTTGCCCGGCTACACGCGCACCGAGCGTGTGGAGCAGCTGAACACGGCGACGGCGTCGCGGGAAGGCATCAGCGTTGATGACGTCTCGCGTCGCATCGAAGCGCAGATTCCGATGCGACGACTCGGCGAGCCGCACGAGTTCGCAGCGCTCGCGACGTTCCTCGCCTCGGAGCAGGCGTCGTACATTACCGGTCAGTCGATCGCGGTGGACGGCGGCTGGATCCGATCGCTGCTCTGA
- a CDS encoding cupin domain-containing protein: MPTSSDRTAQTRSVTWYRWEELPREKVSAMLDRRLITGDRMMLAHVYLKKGCVVPKHSHENEQLTYILEGALHFWIGDDEKEEIVVRAGEVLHIPSNVPHKAEALEDTLDVDVFSPPREDWLNKTDSYLRR; encoded by the coding sequence ATGCCTACATCATCCGATCGTACTGCACAGACGCGCTCCGTTACCTGGTACCGCTGGGAGGAGCTGCCACGAGAGAAAGTGTCGGCGATGTTGGACCGCCGCCTCATTACCGGAGACCGGATGATGCTCGCCCACGTTTACCTGAAGAAAGGCTGCGTGGTGCCGAAGCACAGCCACGAAAACGAGCAGCTCACATATATCCTCGAGGGCGCGCTCCACTTCTGGATCGGCGACGATGAGAAGGAAGAAATCGTCGTCCGCGCGGGCGAAGTGCTGCACATTCCTTCGAATGTGCCGCATAAGGCCGAGGCGCTCGAGGATACATTGGACGTCGACGTGTTTTCGCCGCCGCGCGAGGATTGGTTGAACAAGACCGATTCCTATCTCCGGCGCTAA
- a CDS encoding Clp protease N-terminal domain-containing protein — protein sequence MMTQSDPGPMPPNEIAQDTVDAVRRALERHVNTADAEPAPELRAALHSLAREARQKSISPEHLLVALKNIWRALPDVEHARTEDEQTRILQRVVAVCIKEYFAD from the coding sequence ATGATGACGCAGTCCGATCCGGGCCCGATGCCGCCTAACGAGATCGCTCAGGACACGGTGGATGCCGTTCGGCGCGCGCTCGAACGTCACGTCAACACGGCCGACGCGGAGCCCGCACCGGAGCTCCGGGCCGCGTTGCACAGCCTGGCGCGTGAGGCGCGGCAGAAAAGTATCAGCCCAGAGCACCTCCTCGTCGCTCTCAAGAATATCTGGCGCGCACTGCCCGACGTCGAGCACGCGCGTACTGAGGACGAGCAGACACGCATCCTCCAACGCGTCGTCGCCGTCTGCATCAAAGAGTACTTTGCGGACTGA
- a CDS encoding OsmC family peroxiredoxin, whose amino-acid sequence MPTRTASATWKGGLKGGTGSFKGQTGLGGSYSFGSRFENATGSNPEELLAAAEAACYSMALSAGLERAGHPPTSVDTTAQCTIEKVGEGFKVTKMRLEVRASVPKIDGAEFKKIAEATKDGCPISQVLKGNVPIELDAKLTS is encoded by the coding sequence ATGCCAACGCGGACCGCAAGCGCGACATGGAAGGGCGGGCTCAAAGGAGGCACGGGAAGCTTCAAGGGCCAGACGGGACTCGGTGGCTCATACTCGTTCGGATCGCGCTTCGAGAATGCGACCGGATCGAATCCTGAAGAATTGCTCGCGGCTGCCGAGGCAGCGTGCTACAGCATGGCGCTGAGCGCTGGTCTCGAACGCGCTGGCCATCCGCCAACCAGCGTCGACACGACCGCGCAGTGCACGATCGAGAAAGTCGGTGAGGGCTTCAAGGTGACGAAGATGCGCCTCGAGGTGCGCGCTTCCGTGCCGAAGATCGACGGCGCCGAATTCAAGAAGATCGCCGAGGCGACGAAAGACGGCTGTCCGATCTCGCAAGTGCTGAAGGGCAATGTGCCGATCGAGCTCGACGCCAAACTCACGAGTTGA
- a CDS encoding SufE family protein translates to MPEVSATDGASALPPSIARVLRYFQSLGREEKMQALVGYSKRLEPIPERFRELDRDAFSVPECQTRVDLFPEFHDGTMHYYADLNVRQSPTIAAFLAILFSAINDQPPSTVLAIPDDFARQVMEGIGLAGREVGLTAMLLRIKRYAKQAAAAAA, encoded by the coding sequence ATGCCAGAGGTATCCGCTACGGACGGCGCCAGCGCGCTTCCGCCTTCGATCGCGCGCGTGCTCCGCTACTTTCAGTCGCTCGGCCGAGAGGAGAAGATGCAAGCGCTCGTCGGCTACTCGAAGCGGCTCGAGCCGATACCTGAGCGATTTCGCGAGCTCGACCGCGACGCGTTCAGCGTCCCGGAGTGTCAGACTCGTGTCGATCTCTTTCCCGAGTTCCACGACGGGACGATGCATTACTACGCGGACCTCAATGTTCGCCAATCGCCGACAATCGCTGCCTTTCTGGCGATTCTTTTTTCGGCGATCAACGATCAACCGCCCTCGACAGTCCTCGCGATTCCGGATGATTTCGCGCGACAGGTGATGGAGGGAATCGGCCTTGCCGGACGCGAGGTTGGACTGACCGCGATGTTGCTCCGGATCAAGCGCTACGCGAAGCAGGCCGCCGCGGCCGCTGCCTAA
- a CDS encoding NAD(P)-dependent oxidoreductase: protein MNEAELDELLSTPRAATVEVLRNSPGDIVVLGAGGKMGPTVARMAGRAAAQVGDGRQVYAVSRFSSPDVARVLGGAGIETVACDLLDRDAVAALPDAPNVIFMAGQKFGTNAAPGTTWAMNTIIPSICAERYRGAHVVAFSTGNVYPLTAVVAGGAREDDPVGPVGEYATSALGRERVLEFYSERNRTPVSIIRLNYAIDLRYGVLADIGLRVWHEQPVPLAMGHVNVIWQGDASRIAIESLAFAATPPFIVNVTGIDTLAVRDIAHAFGAAFGKAVRFRGKESADALLSNTDRMRASFSPPEIGLETMIEWIADWIRGDGPMLGKPTHFEERAGKF, encoded by the coding sequence GTGAACGAAGCCGAACTCGACGAATTGCTCTCGACGCCGCGCGCCGCGACGGTAGAAGTGCTGCGTAACTCGCCCGGTGACATCGTCGTTCTCGGCGCTGGAGGCAAGATGGGACCGACGGTCGCGCGGATGGCGGGCCGCGCAGCCGCTCAGGTCGGCGATGGCCGCCAAGTGTATGCCGTCTCTCGATTCTCTTCGCCCGATGTCGCGCGCGTACTCGGCGGCGCCGGTATCGAGACCGTCGCTTGCGATCTGCTCGATCGTGATGCCGTTGCCGCGCTGCCAGATGCGCCTAACGTGATCTTCATGGCGGGGCAGAAATTCGGTACCAACGCGGCTCCGGGGACCACGTGGGCGATGAACACCATCATTCCGTCGATTTGCGCCGAGCGATACCGCGGTGCGCATGTCGTGGCGTTCTCCACTGGGAACGTCTATCCGCTCACCGCCGTTGTGGCCGGCGGCGCGCGCGAAGACGATCCAGTGGGTCCAGTCGGCGAATATGCCACCTCGGCACTCGGCCGTGAACGCGTGCTCGAGTTTTATTCCGAGCGCAATCGGACGCCCGTGTCGATCATCAGGCTGAACTACGCCATCGATCTGCGTTACGGCGTGCTCGCCGACATCGGTCTCCGTGTCTGGCACGAGCAGCCCGTCCCGCTCGCCATGGGGCATGTGAACGTCATCTGGCAAGGTGACGCGAGCCGCATTGCGATCGAATCGCTCGCGTTCGCGGCGACGCCACCGTTCATCGTCAATGTCACGGGCATCGACACCCTTGCCGTGCGCGACATCGCGCACGCCTTCGGCGCGGCCTTTGGAAAGGCAGTTCGTTTTCGCGGAAAGGAGAGTGCCGACGCTCTGCTCAGCAACACGGATCGGATGCGCGCCAGCTTCTCACCACCCGAGATCGGCCTCGAGACGATGATCGAATGGATCGCGGACTGGATTCGCGGTGACGGTCCGATGTTGGGCAAGCCCACGCACTTCGAGGAGCGGGCGGGCAAGTTCTGA
- a CDS encoding dihydrodipicolinate synthase family protein, with product MVSTREYLRSGVVVPAHPLALSARRTLDEKRQRALTRYYIDAGAGGIAVGVHTTQFAIRDSQYGLYRPVLELAAETANRALAAGPQRPFIKVAGICGHTAQALSEAQIAAALGYDIGLLSLGDWRREDEGELILHCREIAEVIPLFGFYLQPAVGGRVLSYAFWREFAEVANVWAIKIAPFNRYQTLDVVRAVADAGRDDIALYTGNDDNIVLDLLTPFPVMTRGERTVRWIDGGLLGQWACWTRAAVQLLERAKAARASSSIDRVWLEQAAALTDANGAIFDVAHAFQGCIPGIHDILRRQGLLRGAWCLDPHEQLSPGQADEIDRVCRQYPELNDDAFVEEHLARWLD from the coding sequence ATGGTATCTACGCGCGAATACCTGCGTTCGGGCGTCGTCGTCCCGGCCCATCCGTTGGCGCTCTCCGCGCGCCGAACGCTCGACGAGAAACGTCAGCGTGCGTTGACGCGCTACTACATCGATGCTGGCGCGGGCGGCATCGCTGTCGGCGTGCACACGACGCAATTCGCCATTCGCGATTCACAGTACGGGCTCTATCGCCCCGTGCTCGAGCTCGCAGCCGAGACCGCGAACCGGGCGCTCGCGGCGGGCCCCCAGCGTCCGTTCATCAAGGTTGCTGGAATCTGTGGCCACACAGCGCAGGCGCTGAGCGAGGCGCAGATCGCTGCCGCGTTAGGCTACGACATCGGGCTGCTCAGCCTCGGTGACTGGCGGCGCGAAGACGAGGGCGAGTTGATCCTCCACTGCCGCGAGATTGCCGAAGTAATTCCGCTCTTCGGGTTCTACCTGCAACCGGCCGTGGGCGGACGCGTATTGAGCTACGCATTCTGGCGCGAGTTCGCGGAGGTAGCGAACGTGTGGGCGATCAAGATCGCGCCATTCAACCGGTATCAGACGCTCGACGTTGTGCGCGCGGTCGCCGACGCAGGCCGCGACGATATCGCGCTGTACACGGGGAACGACGACAACATTGTTTTAGATTTGCTCACGCCATTTCCGGTCATGACACGCGGGGAACGCACCGTTCGCTGGATTGACGGTGGACTGCTCGGTCAGTGGGCCTGCTGGACGCGAGCCGCGGTGCAGCTGCTCGAGCGCGCAAAGGCGGCGCGGGCGTCGAGCTCGATCGACCGGGTATGGCTCGAGCAGGCCGCGGCGCTGACGGATGCGAACGGCGCCATTTTCGACGTCGCGCACGCGTTTCAGGGTTGTATCCCCGGCATTCACGACATTCTACGCCGCCAGGGATTACTCCGCGGCGCCTGGTGTCTCGATCCGCACGAGCAACTCTCCCCCGGTCAGGCGGACGAGATCGATCGCGTTTGTCGCCAGTATCCCGAGCTCAACGACGACGCCTTCGTGGAGGAGCATCTCGCACGCTGGCTCGACTGA
- a CDS encoding cation:proton antiporter — protein sequence MLEHFPATLALIGIVVLVSSLLSGWVDRTGLPQVAIFLLLGLILGPFGLGLLDLNLHSPSLQVIATLALVLVLFSDAIGVDVSEARSNRRLALFVLGPGTLLPAILISAGAWFLLDLSLPAALILGAALASTDPVLLRALVRRPELPADARIALRLESGMNDVVLLPIVVLSILALQVRSGAASADIGRRLLGLFLLGPALGALIGWAAITLLEQIRRRFGVRRDYESLYALGVAFTAFAAAEGAGGSGFLAAFTAGLVIASLDVELCDCFFDYGEASAEMFLLLTFVAFGASLIWIGLSVIDLRSLLFAVFALVVRTAVLLPVLRHAGVTNATRRLIAWFGPRGLSTLLLVLLAVFAGVPGAERLFAIACLVVLLSVALHGGGIVLLLRRREFSVPAENQSSARRAPLPTIELRAPPSAFLGPTPERITIGELRELWARHAPVVLIDGRSDRTYRNDGLRARGALRVPPDDAVRAARALRLEQHATLVVYCA from the coding sequence ATGCTCGAGCACTTTCCCGCGACACTCGCACTCATCGGTATCGTCGTTCTCGTGTCGTCCCTCCTTTCCGGGTGGGTCGATCGAACTGGCTTGCCGCAAGTCGCGATCTTCCTCCTCCTCGGTCTGATCCTCGGACCGTTCGGGCTCGGGCTGCTCGACCTCAATCTGCATTCTCCGTCGCTGCAGGTGATCGCGACGCTCGCGCTCGTTCTCGTCCTCTTCAGCGACGCCATCGGCGTCGACGTCAGCGAGGCGCGCTCGAACAGGAGACTCGCGTTGTTCGTGCTCGGGCCTGGGACGTTGCTTCCCGCCATTCTGATTTCGGCGGGGGCCTGGTTCCTCCTGGACCTCTCTCTTCCGGCCGCACTCATTCTCGGCGCTGCGCTCGCGTCGACCGATCCGGTGCTGTTACGCGCGCTCGTGCGGCGCCCAGAGCTTCCCGCCGACGCGCGCATTGCTCTTCGCCTCGAGAGTGGTATGAACGATGTCGTGCTCCTTCCGATCGTCGTGCTCTCCATTCTCGCGCTCCAGGTGCGTTCGGGCGCAGCGTCGGCGGACATTGGACGCCGCTTGCTCGGACTGTTCCTGCTCGGGCCAGCGCTCGGTGCGTTGATCGGCTGGGCCGCTATCACGCTGCTCGAGCAGATTCGTCGGCGGTTCGGCGTTAGGCGCGACTACGAGTCGCTCTACGCACTGGGCGTCGCTTTCACCGCTTTCGCCGCAGCCGAGGGAGCCGGCGGCAGCGGATTTCTCGCCGCGTTCACGGCCGGCCTCGTGATCGCGTCCCTCGATGTCGAGCTCTGCGACTGCTTCTTCGACTACGGCGAAGCGAGCGCGGAGATGTTCCTGCTCCTCACCTTCGTCGCCTTCGGCGCGTCGCTCATCTGGATTGGACTTTCGGTCATCGATCTACGGTCACTGCTCTTCGCCGTCTTTGCGCTTGTTGTGCGGACCGCAGTGCTGTTGCCGGTGCTCCGCCACGCCGGCGTGACGAACGCCACGCGAAGACTCATTGCCTGGTTCGGACCGCGCGGCTTGAGCACGCTGCTGCTCGTGCTGCTCGCAGTATTCGCTGGCGTTCCGGGAGCAGAGCGGCTGTTCGCGATTGCGTGCCTCGTCGTGCTGCTCTCCGTTGCGTTGCATGGCGGCGGCATCGTTCTCTTGCTCCGCCGGCGCGAATTTTCCGTGCCCGCCGAGAATCAGAGTAGTGCTCGGCGCGCTCCGCTGCCGACAATCGAGCTGCGCGCGCCGCCATCGGCCTTTCTCGGACCGACGCCAGAGCGCATAACGATTGGCGAGTTGCGGGAACTGTGGGCTCGGCACGCGCCCGTTGTCTTGATCGACGGTCGCTCGGATCGGACCTATCGGAACGACGGGCTGCGCGCTCGCGGCGCACTGCGCGTCCCGCCTGACGACGCGGTGCGCGCTGCGCGCGCACTCCGCCTCGAGCAGCACGCAACGCTGGTCGTCTACTGTGCCTGA
- a CDS encoding amidase produces the protein MMTQSTTYDRRAFMAYFGSIGLGSTLLPGVLWARLQQEQEPEISKEMIASAEQIAGIHLTDDERADITRGLQQTRTAIEALHKAPLDMSVFPAIVFDPVPPGEKLSAKVHSAPVRSRKPVMARPGNLDELAFAPVTQLSELVRTRKVKPSELTEMYLARLKRFDTQLHCVITLTEDRARAQAKAADDDIARGKYRGPLHGIPWGAKDLLAVKGYPTTWGAGLYKNQTFDYDATVVRRLDDAGAILLAKLTLGALAQGDRWYAERTRNPWNPETGSSGSSAGPASATAAGLVGFSIGSETNGSITSPSRTCGLSGFRPTFGRVPRTGAMALSWTMDKLGPICRSAEDCALVFDAIQGPDGLDYSVKNYPFNWNANLKPSQLRIAYIKSHFEGARQDGTPFRNEEALNVLKVLESLGVKLTPIDEPTPNSGFLAQLTLNAECGAAFEADTLNGKISELEPYSTWPNTFRAAQFLPAVDYVNAQRARTKLCKDWWDLFQTHDVILTPRENTSVTNITGTPSIVVPTGFAVPQPGGFGGGRGGPPPLTHNDSLRAETLRPPPPSKTPLPTWIYIMGPIYQDEKILAVAHAFQSATDFHLKRPPSFA, from the coding sequence ATGATGACGCAATCAACGACTTACGACCGACGCGCCTTCATGGCGTACTTCGGCTCGATCGGCCTCGGCTCGACCCTGCTCCCCGGCGTGCTCTGGGCACGACTACAGCAGGAACAAGAACCCGAGATCTCGAAGGAGATGATCGCCTCCGCCGAACAAATCGCCGGAATTCATTTGACCGACGACGAGCGCGCCGACATCACCCGTGGACTTCAGCAAACTCGTACCGCCATCGAGGCGCTGCACAAGGCGCCGCTCGATATGTCCGTCTTCCCGGCGATCGTGTTCGATCCGGTGCCGCCAGGTGAGAAGCTTTCAGCGAAGGTACACTCCGCACCGGTGCGCTCGCGCAAACCCGTCATGGCGCGGCCGGGAAACCTCGACGAGCTGGCGTTCGCGCCGGTGACGCAGCTCTCCGAGCTCGTTCGCACGCGCAAAGTGAAGCCGAGCGAGCTGACCGAGATGTACCTCGCGCGACTCAAGCGCTTCGACACACAGCTCCATTGTGTCATCACGCTCACCGAAGATCGTGCACGCGCCCAGGCGAAAGCGGCCGACGACGACATCGCCCGCGGCAAGTATCGTGGTCCGCTGCACGGAATTCCCTGGGGCGCGAAGGACCTGCTCGCGGTGAAGGGCTACCCGACGACGTGGGGAGCCGGTTTGTACAAGAACCAGACCTTCGATTACGATGCGACAGTCGTTAGGCGACTCGACGACGCGGGCGCCATTCTCCTCGCCAAGCTGACGCTTGGCGCGCTCGCGCAGGGCGACCGTTGGTATGCCGAGCGCACGCGCAATCCGTGGAATCCGGAGACGGGCTCCAGTGGCTCCTCCGCCGGTCCGGCATCCGCAACCGCGGCGGGATTGGTAGGCTTTTCGATCGGGTCCGAGACCAATGGCTCCATCACCTCGCCGTCGCGAACATGCGGACTGAGTGGCTTCCGTCCGACCTTCGGCCGCGTACCACGCACGGGAGCGATGGCGCTCTCCTGGACGATGGACAAGCTTGGTCCGATCTGCCGCAGCGCTGAAGATTGCGCACTCGTGTTCGACGCCATCCAGGGACCGGATGGTCTCGACTACTCGGTGAAGAACTATCCATTCAACTGGAACGCGAACCTCAAACCGTCGCAGCTACGCATCGCCTACATCAAATCGCACTTCGAGGGGGCGCGGCAGGATGGAACGCCGTTCCGCAACGAGGAGGCGCTGAACGTACTCAAAGTGCTCGAATCGTTAGGCGTGAAGCTCACGCCCATCGACGAGCCCACGCCGAACTCTGGCTTCCTGGCCCAGCTCACGCTCAATGCCGAGTGCGGCGCCGCCTTCGAGGCCGACACGCTCAACGGCAAGATCAGCGAGCTCGAGCCGTACAGCACCTGGCCCAACACGTTCAGGGCCGCTCAGTTCCTGCCGGCGGTGGATTATGTGAACGCTCAACGCGCGCGCACGAAGCTCTGCAAGGACTGGTGGGATTTGTTCCAGACTCACGACGTGATTCTCACGCCGCGCGAGAACACCTCCGTGACGAACATCACCGGTACGCCATCGATCGTCGTACCGACGGGATTCGCGGTGCCGCAGCCGGGAGGGTTTGGGGGCGGTCGCGGGGGTCCGCCACCCCTCACGCACAACGATTCGTTGCGCGCCGAGACGTTGCGGCCGCCTCCGCCGTCGAAGACGCCCCTTCCTACGTGGATCTACATCATGGGTCCGATTTACCAGGATGAGAAAATACTCGCCGTCGCCCACGCGTTTCAGAGCGCAACGGACTTTCATCTGAAGCGACCACCGTCTTTCGCCTGA
- a CDS encoding histidine kinase, translating to MFLTGAAGRRSRSGHELRRVPPPTTPATLADGLAKTGEYSIFGLTRAGEPPISRERRASFALIIFAIATIIAVLYSLERYFYRRLLGQEVSLGQLVPAELVFTYLWALLTPLVMWTGRRFPVWGTHHGSDGRTTLRNWIFQLVAVVSFVILHVALFTAASLLLGDVSTAIPLSRLFTGYLASWFTLDSIVYCTLLAVYHALVYYRVSQDRALRASQLEARLAQAQLQVLRMQLQPHFLFNTLHTISALMHKDVKRADSMIAALSDLLRMSLRSVGVQEVELREEIDFLQRYLEIMSLRFGDRLTVTLDIEAEVLDARVPTLVLQPLVENALRHGFGDGMRAGHVRVKVAPDGDMLHCEVVDNGRGIPLSGPREGVGISNTRARLRHLYGERFSLELLANPGGGARVSLAIPYHSLERTAAD from the coding sequence ATGTTCCTCACGGGCGCGGCTGGCAGACGATCTCGAAGCGGGCACGAGCTACGGCGGGTTCCTCCGCCGACCACGCCCGCAACACTGGCTGATGGACTCGCGAAGACCGGAGAATATTCGATCTTCGGACTGACTCGGGCCGGAGAGCCCCCGATCAGCCGCGAACGCCGCGCGAGTTTCGCGCTGATCATCTTCGCCATCGCAACCATCATCGCCGTTCTCTACTCGCTCGAACGGTATTTCTATCGGCGATTGCTCGGGCAAGAGGTTTCGCTGGGTCAGCTTGTCCCCGCCGAGCTTGTTTTCACGTATCTGTGGGCACTGTTGACCCCACTCGTGATGTGGACGGGCCGTCGCTTCCCGGTGTGGGGAACGCATCACGGCAGCGACGGGCGCACCACCCTTCGCAATTGGATCTTTCAGCTCGTCGCCGTCGTCTCGTTCGTCATTCTGCACGTCGCCCTGTTCACGGCGGCGTCGTTGCTCCTTGGCGATGTGTCGACGGCCATTCCACTCTCCCGGCTATTCACCGGCTATCTGGCGTCGTGGTTCACGCTCGACTCCATCGTTTATTGTACGCTGCTCGCCGTGTACCACGCGCTGGTGTACTACCGCGTCTCGCAAGACCGCGCCCTGCGCGCCTCACAGCTCGAGGCGCGGCTGGCCCAGGCGCAGTTGCAGGTGCTTCGCATGCAGCTGCAGCCACACTTTCTGTTCAACACGCTGCATACGATCTCGGCGCTGATGCACAAGGACGTGAAACGGGCCGACTCCATGATCGCAGCATTGAGCGATTTGCTGCGCATGTCGTTGCGAAGCGTTGGCGTCCAGGAGGTGGAGCTGCGCGAGGAAATCGACTTCCTCCAGCGATACCTCGAGATCATGAGTCTGCGATTCGGCGATCGCCTAACGGTGACGCTTGATATCGAAGCGGAAGTCCTCGACGCGCGCGTGCCGACGCTCGTGTTGCAGCCATTGGTCGAGAATGCGCTCCGTCACGGATTCGGCGACGGTATGCGGGCCGGCCACGTACGCGTGAAGGTGGCACCGGACGGGGATATGCTGCATTGCGAGGTCGTCGACAATGGACGCGGCATTCCGCTGTCGGGCCCTCGCGAAGGCGTGGGCATCAGTAACACCCGCGCACGATTGCGCCACCTGTACGGCGAACGGTTCTCTCTCGAGCTCCTGGCGAACCCGGGCGGCGGTGCCCGCGTGTCGCTCGCAATTCCATATCATTCCCTCGAACGGACGGCGGCCGATTGA